The Proteus vulgaris genome has a segment encoding these proteins:
- the gidB gene encoding methyltransferase (glucose-inhibited division protein B) gives MSDLLNRLKKLAKQANIELTDIQAEKLTGYVMMLDKWNKAYNLTSVRDPQQMLIRHILDSIVVSQYLEGERFIDVGTGPGLPGIPLAIMRPDHHFVLLDSLGKRVRFMKQVQHELGLHNIEPIQYRVEEYQPEKPFDGVISRAFASMKDMLSWCSHLVAEEQGYFYALKGQIHQEELDELADSGLKAPKKVISLSIPELNEQRHLVII, from the coding sequence ATGAGTGACTTACTTAATCGGCTAAAAAAGCTGGCTAAGCAAGCCAATATTGAGCTAACAGATATTCAAGCTGAAAAGTTAACGGGTTATGTGATGATGCTTGATAAGTGGAATAAAGCGTATAACCTGACCTCAGTCAGAGATCCACAGCAAATGCTAATCCGCCATATATTGGATAGTATTGTGGTTAGCCAATACCTTGAAGGCGAAAGATTTATTGATGTAGGTACCGGGCCAGGATTACCCGGTATTCCTTTGGCGATAATGCGTCCCGATCATCACTTTGTCTTATTGGATAGCTTAGGTAAGCGCGTTCGCTTTATGAAGCAAGTTCAACATGAATTAGGGCTTCATAACATCGAGCCTATTCAATATCGTGTTGAAGAATACCAACCTGAGAAACCTTTTGATGGTGTTATCAGTCGTGCATTTGCATCTATGAAAGACATGCTTTCTTGGTGTTCTCATTTAGTGGCTGAAGAACAAGGGTATTTTTATGCATTAAAAGGACAAATTCATCAAGAAGAGTTGGATGAACTTGCTGATAGTGGCTTAAAGGCACCTAAGAAAGTGATCAGTTTATCCATTCCTGAATTGAATGAACAAAGACATTTGGTGATTATTTAG
- the atpI gene encoding F0F1 ATP synthase subunit I yields the protein MSVSLYNGKVALKLLFLQFMTFVILSAVFYLKSTDWSFSAFLGGIACWLPNIAFLLLMRLQKVNEEEAPVRINWLFAFSEGLKVILSIALLIVALGVFKAAFAPLVMTYLAVLVMQVVAPAVING from the coding sequence ATGTCTGTCTCCCTCTACAACGGGAAAGTTGCACTGAAACTGTTATTTTTGCAGTTTATGACTTTTGTTATTCTCAGTGCGGTTTTCTACTTAAAGAGTACAGACTGGAGTTTTTCGGCTTTTTTAGGCGGAATAGCATGTTGGTTACCCAATATTGCTTTTTTATTGTTAATGCGCTTACAAAAAGTCAACGAAGAAGAAGCTCCAGTTCGCATAAACTGGCTTTTTGCTTTCAGTGAAGGGTTGAAGGTTATATTATCAATAGCCTTGCTGATTGTTGCTTTAGGAGTGTTTAAAGCGGCATTTGCACCACTGGTCATGACCTACTTAGCGGTGCTTGTTATGCAGGTCGTTGCACCAGCCGTCATTAACGGTTAG
- the atpD gene encoding F0F1 ATP synthase subunit beta, with the protein MATGKIVQVIGAVVDAEFPQDSVPKVYDALEVMNGKEKLVLEVQQQLGGGIVRCIAMGTSDGLSRGLKVENLGHPIEVPVGKATLGRIMNVLGTPIDMKGDIATEERWSIHREAPTYEELSNSQELLETGIKVMDLICPFAKGGKVGLFGGAGVGKTVNMMELIRNIAIEHSGYSVFAGVGERTREGNDFYHEMTDSNVLDKVSLVYGQMNEPPGNRLRVALTGLTMAEKFRDEGRDVLLFVDNIYRYTLAGTEVSALLGRMPSAVGYQPTLAEEMGVLQERITSTKTGSITSVQAVYVPADDLTDPSPATTFAHLDATVVLSRQIASLGIYPAVDPLDSTSRQLDPLVVGQEHYDVARGVQSILQRYQELKDIIAILGMDELSEEDKLVVARARKIQRFLSQPFFVAEVFTGSPGKFVSLKDTIRGFKGILNGDYDHLPEQAFYMVGTIEEAVEKAKKL; encoded by the coding sequence ATGGCTACTGGAAAGATTGTCCAGGTAATCGGCGCCGTAGTGGACGCCGAATTCCCTCAGGATAGCGTCCCTAAAGTGTATGACGCTCTTGAGGTTATGAATGGTAAAGAAAAACTGGTGCTGGAAGTTCAGCAACAGTTAGGCGGTGGTATCGTTCGTTGTATCGCAATGGGTACATCAGACGGTTTAAGCCGTGGCTTAAAAGTTGAAAACTTAGGCCACCCAATTGAAGTACCAGTAGGTAAAGCAACACTGGGACGTATCATGAACGTTCTGGGTACACCTATTGATATGAAAGGTGATATTGCAACTGAAGAACGTTGGTCTATTCACCGTGAAGCACCAACCTACGAAGAGTTATCAAACTCACAAGAACTGCTTGAAACCGGTATCAAAGTAATGGACTTAATCTGTCCGTTTGCTAAAGGTGGTAAAGTAGGTCTATTCGGTGGTGCGGGTGTTGGTAAAACAGTTAACATGATGGAATTGATCCGTAATATCGCGATCGAGCACTCAGGTTACTCTGTATTTGCTGGTGTTGGTGAGCGTACTCGTGAGGGTAATGACTTCTATCATGAAATGACAGATTCTAACGTTCTTGACAAAGTATCGTTAGTTTATGGTCAGATGAATGAGCCACCAGGAAACCGTCTGCGTGTAGCACTGACGGGTCTGACTATGGCTGAAAAATTCCGTGATGAAGGCCGTGACGTACTGTTATTCGTCGATAACATCTATCGTTATACCTTAGCCGGTACAGAAGTATCAGCACTGTTAGGTCGTATGCCATCAGCGGTAGGTTACCAGCCAACATTGGCTGAAGAGATGGGTGTTCTGCAAGAACGTATCACTTCAACCAAAACAGGTTCAATCACCTCTGTACAGGCTGTATACGTACCTGCGGATGACTTAACTGACCCATCACCAGCAACAACGTTTGCTCACTTAGATGCGACAGTTGTACTGAGCCGTCAAATTGCTTCATTAGGTATCTACCCTGCGGTTGACCCACTGGATTCAACCAGTCGTCAATTAGACCCACTGGTAGTTGGCCAAGAGCACTATGATGTCGCTCGTGGTGTTCAGTCTATCCTGCAACGTTATCAGGAACTGAAAGACATCATCGCTATCTTAGGTATGGATGAACTGTCAGAAGAAGATAAACTGGTTGTTGCGCGTGCGCGTAAGATCCAGCGCTTCCTGTCACAGCCATTCTTCGTTGCTGAAGTATTTACCGGATCACCAGGTAAGTTCGTTTCCCTGAAAGACACTATCCGTGGCTTTAAAGGCATTCTGAACGGTGATTATGACCACCTGCCAGAGCAGGCGTTCTACATGGTTGGTACTATCGAAGAAGCAGTAGAAAAAGCTAAGAAGCTTTAA
- the atpG gene encoding F0F1 ATP synthase subunit gamma, with protein sequence MAGAKEIRSKIASVQNTQKITKAMEMVAASKMRKTQERMAASRPYAETMRSVIGHLALGNLEYKHPYLEEREVKRVGYLVVSTDRGLCGGLNINLFKKLLADMKEWSEKGVQVDLALVGSKAASFFGSVGGNVVGQVTGMGDDPKLSDLIGPVNIMLQAYDEGRLDKLYVVANKFINTMAQEPKILQVLPLPPGDDEELKEKSWDYLYEPDPKALLDTLLRRYIESQVYQSVVENLASEQAARMVAMKAATDNGGNLIKELQLVYNKARQASITQELTEIVSGAAAV encoded by the coding sequence ATGGCCGGCGCAAAAGAGATACGTTCGAAGATCGCCAGTGTGCAAAACACACAGAAGATCACTAAAGCGATGGAGATGGTCGCCGCGTCGAAAATGCGTAAAACGCAGGAACGCATGGCAGCCAGCCGTCCTTATGCAGAAACCATGCGCAGTGTGATTGGTCACCTTGCGTTAGGGAATCTGGAATACAAACATCCATACCTCGAAGAGCGTGAAGTTAAACGTGTCGGGTACCTGGTTGTTTCGACCGACCGTGGTTTGTGTGGTGGTTTGAACATTAACTTGTTCAAAAAACTGCTGGCAGACATGAAAGAGTGGTCTGAAAAAGGTGTACAGGTAGATTTAGCTCTAGTGGGTTCTAAAGCCGCTTCATTCTTCGGCTCTGTGGGCGGAAATGTTGTTGGTCAAGTAACCGGCATGGGCGATGATCCAAAACTGTCAGACCTTATCGGTCCAGTCAATATCATGTTGCAGGCTTATGACGAAGGTCGTTTAGATAAACTGTATGTGGTGGCAAATAAGTTCATCAATACCATGGCTCAAGAGCCTAAAATTCTTCAGGTTTTACCATTACCACCAGGTGATGATGAAGAGCTGAAAGAAAAATCTTGGGATTATCTGTACGAACCTGATCCTAAGGCGTTACTGGATACTTTACTGCGTCGTTATATCGAATCGCAGGTTTACCAGAGCGTCGTAGAGAACTTAGCGAGTGAGCAGGCCGCCCGAATGGTCGCGATGAAAGCCGCTACAGATAACGGTGGTAACCTGATTAAAGAGCTGCAATTGGTGTACAACAAAGCACGCCAAGCAAGCATTACTCAGGAACTTACAGAAATTGTGTCTGGTGCAGCCGCGGTATAA
- the atpF gene encoding F0F1 ATP synthase subunit B, with protein MNLNATILGQAIAFVLFVLFCMKFVWPPIMAAIEKRQKEIADGLSSAERAKKDLDLAKADAGDQLAKAKAEAQAIIESANKQRTQMIEEAKAEAELERSKIVAQAQSELDAERKRAREELRKQVAMLAIAGAEKIIERSVDEAANSDIVDKLVAEL; from the coding sequence GTGAATTTAAATGCAACAATCCTCGGCCAGGCCATCGCATTTGTCCTGTTTGTTTTGTTCTGTATGAAATTCGTATGGCCACCAATTATGGCGGCCATTGAAAAACGTCAAAAAGAAATTGCTGACGGTTTATCATCTGCAGAACGTGCGAAAAAGGACTTAGATTTAGCGAAAGCCGATGCAGGCGATCAACTAGCAAAAGCAAAAGCAGAAGCGCAAGCAATTATTGAGTCAGCGAATAAACAGCGCACTCAAATGATTGAAGAAGCTAAAGCGGAAGCAGAGCTAGAACGTAGTAAGATCGTAGCGCAAGCTCAATCCGAACTGGATGCAGAGCGTAAACGTGCTCGTGAAGAACTTCGTAAACAAGTCGCAATGCTGGCTATCGCAGGTGCCGAGAAAATTATTGAACGTTCCGTGGATGAAGCTGCTAATAGCGACATCGTTGATAAACTGGTCGCTGAACTGTAA
- the atpB gene encoding ATP synthase A chain: MSASGEALTTRDYIGHHLNNLQLDLRTFELVNPHAENAPSFWVLNIDSLFFSVLMGALFLWLFRKVAVRATSGVPGKFQTAVEMIIGFVDSSVRDMYHGKSKVIAPLALTVFVWVLLMNALDLLPIDFIPYIGEHILGLPALRIVPTADVSITLSMAIGVFILILFYSIKMKGIKGFTKELTLQPFNHPIFIPINLILEGVSLLSKPVSLGLRLFGNMYAGELIFILIAGLLPWWSQWLLSLPWAIFHILIITLQAFIFMVLTIVYLSMASEEH; encoded by the coding sequence ATGTCTGCATCAGGAGAAGCATTAACCACTAGAGACTACATAGGTCACCACCTGAATAACCTTCAGTTGGACCTACGTACTTTCGAGTTGGTCAATCCCCATGCTGAAAATGCGCCATCATTCTGGGTGTTAAATATTGACTCACTTTTCTTTTCAGTATTAATGGGAGCATTATTCCTATGGCTGTTTAGAAAAGTAGCAGTAAGAGCAACCAGTGGCGTACCGGGAAAATTCCAGACTGCAGTAGAAATGATCATCGGTTTCGTTGATAGCAGCGTTCGTGATATGTATCACGGAAAGAGCAAGGTCATTGCACCTTTGGCATTGACTGTGTTCGTTTGGGTGCTGTTAATGAATGCCCTGGATTTATTACCAATCGACTTCATCCCTTATATCGGTGAACACATCTTAGGGTTACCAGCGTTACGCATCGTTCCAACTGCGGACGTGAGTATTACTCTTTCGATGGCAATTGGTGTATTTATCCTGATCCTTTTCTATAGCATTAAGATGAAAGGTATTAAAGGGTTTACTAAAGAGCTGACGTTACAGCCTTTTAATCACCCTATTTTTATTCCTATCAACTTAATCTTGGAAGGGGTAAGCCTGCTATCAAAACCTGTTTCACTCGGTCTTCGACTGTTTGGTAACATGTATGCAGGTGAACTGATCTTTATTCTTATTGCTGGTCTGTTACCGTGGTGGTCACAGTGGTTATTAAGCCTTCCTTGGGCGATATTCCACATATTGATTATTACGTTACAAGCCTTTATTTTCATGGTTCTAACGATTGTTTATCTGTCGATGGCATCTGAAGAACATTAA
- the atpH gene encoding F0F1 ATP synthase subunit delta, giving the protein MSEIATVARPYAKAAFDFAVENQAVDKWQVMLAFTAEVARNEQVTELLSGSLASEKLANIFADLCGDQLDEHAQNLIRVMAENGRLSTLPEVLSQFIQLRAVLESTVDVEVTSAIELTKQQLANISAAMEKRLSRKVKLNCKIDKSVIAGMIIRAGDLVIDGSIRGRLERLTDVLQS; this is encoded by the coding sequence ATGTCTGAAATAGCAACTGTAGCTCGCCCCTACGCCAAAGCAGCTTTTGACTTTGCTGTGGAAAACCAGGCTGTCGATAAATGGCAGGTTATGCTGGCGTTCACCGCTGAAGTAGCACGCAATGAGCAGGTAACCGAATTACTTTCTGGTTCTTTAGCATCAGAAAAACTGGCTAACATCTTCGCCGACCTCTGTGGCGATCAATTAGATGAACATGCTCAGAATTTAATTCGTGTTATGGCTGAGAATGGCCGTTTATCAACGTTGCCTGAAGTATTGAGCCAATTTATTCAATTGCGCGCAGTACTCGAGTCAACGGTTGACGTTGAAGTAACATCTGCCATTGAGCTAACTAAACAGCAGCTAGCTAACATTTCTGCAGCGATGGAAAAACGTCTATCACGCAAAGTGAAGCTGAATTGCAAAATTGATAAGTCTGTTATCGCAGGCATGATTATACGCGCCGGTGACCTCGTCATCGATGGCAGTATTCGTGGCCGTTTAGAGCGATTAACTGACGTCTTGCAGTCTTAA
- the asnC_2 gene encoding DNA-binding transcriptional regulator AsnC translates to MDNIYQIDNLDRDILHALMANARTPYAELAKKFEVSPGTIHVRVEKMKQAGIITGTRVDISAKQLGFDVCCFIGIILKSAKDYHTALDKLDKLDEVVEVYYTTGQYSIFIKVMCKSIEALQDVLINKIQTIDEIQSTETLISLQNPIMRTIKP, encoded by the coding sequence ATGGACAATATTTATCAGATCGACAATCTCGATCGTGACATACTTCACGCATTAATGGCGAATGCGAGAACACCTTACGCTGAATTAGCCAAAAAATTCGAAGTAAGCCCGGGCACAATTCATGTTCGTGTAGAAAAAATGAAGCAAGCGGGAATTATTACGGGAACACGTGTCGATATTAGTGCAAAGCAATTAGGTTTTGATGTCTGCTGTTTTATTGGCATCATTTTAAAAAGTGCAAAAGATTACCACACAGCATTAGACAAGTTAGATAAGTTAGATGAAGTAGTAGAGGTGTACTACACAACAGGGCAATACAGTATTTTTATTAAGGTAATGTGTAAAAGTATAGAAGCGCTACAAGATGTACTTATCAACAAAATTCAGACAATTGATGAAATTCAATCAACCGAAACATTGATCTCTCTGCAAAACCCGATAATGAGGACGATCAAGCCATAA
- the atpC gene encoding ATP synthase epsilon chain produces MADTSFHLKVVSAEKQLYDGEVKRIQVTGSEGELGIYPQHTPLLTAIKPGMVRVVKTSGEEEVIYLSGGILEVQPTGVIVLADTAIRGRDLDEAKALESKRKAEEHIQSSHGDVDYAQASAELAKAIAKLRVIELTRR; encoded by the coding sequence ATGGCCGATACATCGTTCCACCTGAAAGTTGTCAGCGCTGAAAAGCAGTTATATGACGGCGAAGTCAAACGAATTCAGGTAACTGGTAGCGAAGGTGAGCTCGGTATTTATCCGCAGCATACCCCGTTATTAACTGCCATAAAACCGGGCATGGTACGTGTCGTAAAAACATCGGGCGAAGAAGAGGTTATCTACCTTTCAGGTGGTATTCTCGAAGTTCAGCCGACGGGCGTCATTGTACTGGCAGATACAGCTATCCGTGGTCGTGATTTGGATGAAGCGAAAGCGTTGGAATCTAAGCGTAAAGCTGAAGAACACATTCAATCCTCTCATGGTGATGTTGATTATGCTCAAGCATCAGCAGAATTAGCCAAAGCGATTGCAAAACTACGTGTAATCGAACTGACTCGACGTTGA
- the mioC_2 gene encoding flavodoxin: protein MKKVTLISGSTMGSAEYVAEHLAEILSEEGFETDVHHGPSLNDLPNQGIWLVVTSTHGAGDIPDNLQPFADEISANAIDLSNVSFGAIGIGSSEYDTFCGAIRTLDQKLIEKGATRLGDRLEIDIQKYDIPEDPAEEWIASWKNLL from the coding sequence ATGAAAAAAGTCACTCTAATTAGTGGCAGTACCATGGGTAGTGCTGAATATGTCGCAGAACATCTTGCAGAGATCTTATCTGAAGAAGGTTTTGAGACTGATGTGCACCATGGCCCTTCACTCAATGATCTTCCAAATCAAGGGATCTGGCTGGTGGTTACCTCCACACATGGTGCAGGCGATATTCCTGACAACCTACAGCCTTTTGCTGATGAGATTTCGGCAAACGCTATTGATCTTAGCAATGTCTCTTTTGGTGCTATCGGTATAGGAAGTAGTGAATACGACACTTTCTGTGGTGCGATCAGAACATTGGATCAAAAATTAATAGAGAAAGGGGCTACTCGCCTTGGTGATCGTCTCGAAATTGATATTCAAAAGTATGACATTCCGGAAGATCCAGCTGAAGAATGGATAGCTTCTTGGAAAAATTTACTTTAA
- the atpA gene encoding F0F1 ATP synthase subunit alpha yields the protein MQLNSTEISELIKQRIAQFNVVSEAHNEGTIVSVSDGIIRIHGLAEVMQGEMIALPGNRFAIALNLERDSVGAVVMGPYADLAEGMKVKCTGRILEVPVGRGLLGRVVNTLGEPIDGKGAVEHDGFSPVEMIAPGVIDRQSVDQPVQTGYKSVDAMIPIGRGQRELIIGDRQTGKTALAVDAIINQRDSGIKCIYVAIGQKASTISNVVRKLEEHGALENTIVVVASASESAALQYLAPYSGCAMGEYFRDRGEDALIIYDDLSKQAVAYRQISLLLRRPPGREAYPGDVFYLHSRLLERAARVNAEYVEAFTNGEVKGKTGSLTALPIIETQAGDVSAFVPTNVISITDGQIFLESNLFNAGIRPAVNPGISVSRVGGAAQTKIMKKLSGGIRTALAQYRELAAFSQFASDLDDATRKQLNHGQKVTELLKQKQYEPMSVAQQSLSLYAAERGYLEDVEISKVVPFEAALLAYASREHADLLKEINQTGSYNEEIEAKLKGVLENFKATQSW from the coding sequence ATGCAACTGAATTCCACTGAAATCAGCGAACTGATCAAGCAGCGCATTGCTCAGTTCAATGTAGTGAGTGAAGCTCACAATGAAGGTACGATTGTTTCCGTCAGTGACGGTATCATTCGTATCCACGGTTTAGCCGAAGTTATGCAGGGTGAGATGATCGCACTGCCGGGTAACCGTTTCGCTATCGCACTGAACTTAGAGCGCGACTCTGTTGGTGCGGTTGTGATGGGTCCTTATGCTGACTTAGCAGAAGGCATGAAAGTTAAATGTACAGGTCGTATTCTGGAAGTGCCTGTAGGGCGTGGTCTGCTTGGCCGTGTGGTAAACACACTGGGTGAGCCGATTGATGGTAAAGGTGCAGTAGAGCATGATGGTTTCTCACCTGTTGAGATGATTGCTCCTGGTGTTATCGACCGTCAATCCGTTGATCAGCCTGTACAAACAGGTTACAAATCCGTCGATGCCATGATCCCAATCGGTCGTGGTCAGCGTGAATTGATCATCGGTGACCGTCAAACAGGTAAAACTGCTCTGGCTGTCGATGCGATTATCAACCAACGTGATTCTGGCATTAAATGTATTTATGTCGCTATTGGTCAGAAAGCCTCTACTATTTCGAACGTTGTTCGTAAACTAGAAGAACATGGCGCGCTAGAAAATACCATTGTTGTTGTTGCTTCTGCATCAGAATCAGCAGCGTTGCAATACCTCGCGCCTTATTCAGGTTGCGCAATGGGTGAATACTTCCGTGACCGTGGTGAAGATGCTCTGATTATTTATGATGACCTGTCTAAACAGGCTGTCGCATATCGTCAAATTTCACTGTTACTTCGTCGCCCACCAGGACGTGAAGCATATCCAGGTGACGTTTTCTATCTGCACTCCCGTTTACTTGAGCGTGCTGCTCGTGTGAATGCTGAGTACGTAGAAGCTTTCACTAATGGTGAAGTTAAAGGTAAAACCGGCTCTCTGACTGCGTTACCAATTATCGAAACGCAAGCAGGGGACGTTTCTGCATTCGTTCCTACGAACGTAATCTCTATTACCGATGGTCAGATCTTCTTAGAATCTAACCTGTTTAACGCAGGTATCCGTCCAGCTGTTAACCCAGGGATCTCCGTATCTCGTGTAGGTGGTGCAGCTCAGACTAAGATCATGAAGAAACTTTCTGGTGGTATCCGTACTGCACTTGCGCAGTATCGTGAGCTGGCAGCATTCTCACAGTTCGCTTCTGATCTGGATGATGCTACCCGTAAACAATTGAACCACGGTCAGAAAGTGACTGAATTGCTAAAACAGAAACAGTACGAGCCAATGTCTGTCGCACAACAGTCTTTATCACTGTATGCAGCAGAGCGTGGTTATCTGGAAGATGTTGAAATTTCAAAAGTTGTGCCATTTGAAGCGGCTTTATTAGCTTATGCTTCTCGTGAACATGCTGATTTATTGAAAGAAATCAACCAGACTGGTTCTTATAACGAAGAAATCGAAGCGAAGCTGAAAGGCGTGCTAGAAAACTTCAAAGCGACTCAGTCCTGGTAA
- the gidA gene encoding tRNA uridine 5-carboxymethylaminomethyl modification enzyme GidA — MFYPEHFDVIVIGGGHAGTEAAMAAARMGRQTLLLTHNIDTLGQMSCNPAIGGIGKGHLVKEIDAMGGLMATAIDHAGIQFRTLNASKGPAVRATRAQADRVLYRQAVRTTLENQPNLMIFQQPVEDLIVENDQVTGAVTRMGLKFRAKSVVLTVGTFLDGKIHIGLENYSGGRAGDPPSVSLSHRLRELPLRVGRLKTGTPPRIDARTIDFSQLAVQLGDTPMPVFSFLGNVDQHPEQMPCHITYTNEKTHDVIRNNLDRSPMYAGVIEGIGPRYCPSIEDKVMRFADRNSHQIFLEPEGLTSNEIYPNGISTSLPFDVQMQIVNSMKGMENAKIIRPGYAIEYDFFDPRDLKQTLESKFINGLFFAGQINGTTGYEEAAAQGMLAGLNAARYAYDQDGWFPRRDQAYIGVLVDDLCTLGTKEPYRMFTSRAEYRLMLREDNADLRLTEIARELGMIDDNRWAQFSEKVELVEKERQRLRNIWVHPQADNLSEINKLLNTPLSKEANGEDLLRRPEMTYDILKNITRFAPGIDDSRPQAAEQVEIQVKYEGYINRQQEEIEKKLRNENAALPIDLDYKQVSGLSNEVIAKLNDHKPTSIGQASRISGVTPAAISILLVWLKKQGLLRRSAS, encoded by the coding sequence ATGTTTTATCCAGAACACTTTGACGTCATCGTCATCGGTGGTGGTCACGCCGGTACAGAAGCCGCTATGGCAGCAGCTCGTATGGGGCGTCAAACCCTATTACTGACCCACAATATTGATACTTTGGGCCAAATGTCTTGTAACCCAGCTATTGGTGGGATTGGTAAAGGGCATCTGGTAAAAGAGATCGATGCCATGGGTGGATTAATGGCAACCGCTATTGACCATGCTGGTATTCAATTTAGAACCCTTAATGCAAGTAAGGGGCCCGCTGTAAGAGCCACAAGAGCACAAGCAGACCGTGTTCTTTACCGCCAAGCAGTTCGTACAACACTTGAAAATCAACCTAATTTGATGATCTTCCAACAACCAGTAGAAGATCTGATTGTTGAAAATGACCAAGTAACGGGTGCAGTTACCCGTATGGGATTAAAATTCCGTGCTAAATCAGTTGTTTTAACTGTAGGAACTTTCCTTGATGGAAAAATCCACATTGGTTTAGAAAACTACAGTGGTGGACGAGCAGGAGATCCACCTTCAGTATCGCTATCACACCGATTACGCGAATTACCTTTACGTGTCGGTCGATTAAAAACAGGAACACCACCACGTATTGATGCTAGAACCATTGATTTTAGCCAATTGGCTGTTCAATTAGGTGATACACCGATGCCTGTTTTTTCGTTTTTAGGTAATGTGGATCAACATCCGGAGCAAATGCCTTGCCATATCACATACACTAACGAAAAAACTCACGACGTTATTCGTAATAACCTCGATCGTAGCCCAATGTATGCTGGAGTCATCGAAGGAATAGGGCCTCGTTATTGCCCATCTATTGAAGATAAAGTGATGCGATTTGCTGATCGTAATTCGCATCAGATCTTTTTAGAGCCAGAAGGTTTAACCAGTAACGAAATTTACCCAAATGGTATTTCAACAAGCTTACCTTTTGATGTTCAAATGCAAATCGTAAATTCTATGAAGGGTATGGAAAATGCGAAGATCATTAGACCGGGTTATGCTATTGAATATGACTTTTTCGATCCCCGAGATCTAAAACAAACTTTAGAAAGCAAATTTATCAATGGGTTATTCTTTGCTGGCCAAATTAATGGCACAACAGGCTATGAAGAAGCGGCTGCTCAAGGGATGTTAGCAGGCCTTAATGCTGCACGTTATGCCTATGATCAAGATGGTTGGTTCCCACGTCGTGATCAAGCTTACATTGGTGTATTGGTTGATGATCTTTGTACTCTTGGTACAAAAGAACCATACCGTATGTTTACGTCTCGTGCGGAATATCGCTTGATGTTACGTGAAGATAATGCTGATTTACGTCTGACAGAAATAGCTCGTGAATTAGGCATGATTGATGATAACCGTTGGGCACAATTTAGTGAAAAAGTTGAGCTTGTTGAAAAAGAACGTCAGCGTTTAAGAAATATATGGGTTCACCCTCAAGCTGATAACCTTTCTGAAATCAATAAATTACTAAACACACCGTTATCTAAAGAAGCGAATGGTGAAGATTTATTGCGTCGTCCTGAAATGACGTATGACATACTAAAAAATATCACTCGTTTTGCACCGGGTATTGATGATTCAAGACCACAAGCGGCAGAGCAAGTTGAGATCCAAGTAAAATACGAAGGTTATATTAACCGCCAACAAGAAGAGATCGAAAAAAAGCTACGTAATGAAAATGCGGCACTGCCGATAGATCTCGACTACAAGCAAGTGAGTGGGTTATCTAACGAAGTTATTGCCAAACTTAACGATCATAAACCGACATCTATCGGTCAAGCATCAAGGATCTCAGGTGTAACTCCCGCCGCCATCTCTATTTTATTAGTATGGTTAAAAAAACAAGGCTTATTACGCAGGAGCGCATCATGA
- the atpE gene encoding F0F1 ATP synthase subunit C produces the protein MENLSMDLLYMAAAIMMGLAAIGAAIGIGILGGKFLEGAARQPDLIPLLRTQFFIVMGLVDAIPMIAVGLGLYVMFAVA, from the coding sequence ATGGAAAACCTGAGTATGGATCTGCTGTACATGGCTGCCGCTATTATGATGGGTTTAGCTGCAATCGGTGCTGCAATCGGTATCGGAATCCTCGGAGGCAAATTTTTAGAAGGTGCTGCTCGTCAGCCTGATCTGATCCCTCTTCTGCGTACACAGTTCTTTATCGTTATGGGTCTGGTTGACGCCATCCCAATGATTGCTGTGGGTCTGGGCCTTTACGTGATGTTTGCTGTTGCCTAA